From Peromyscus maniculatus bairdii isolate BWxNUB_F1_BW_parent chromosome 8, HU_Pman_BW_mat_3.1, whole genome shotgun sequence, a single genomic window includes:
- the Sh3bp5l gene encoding SH3 domain-binding protein 5-like isoform X1 encodes MADFKKAPGGRETPQGELRPEMVEDEVPRSPVAEEPGGGGSNGGSETKLSPREEEELDPRIQEELEHLNQASEEINQVELQLDEARTTYRRILQESARKLNTQGSHLGSCIEKARPYYEARRLAKEAQQETQKAALRYERAVSMHNAAREMVFVAEQGVMADKNRLDPTWQEMLNHATCKVNEAEEERLRGEREHQRVTRLCQQAEARVQALQKTLRRAIGKSRPYFELKAQFSQILEEHKAKVTELEQQVAQAKTRYSVALRNLEQISEQIHARRRGLPPHPLGPRRSSPVGAEAGLESIEDGDSGIEGAEGGGLEEGSSLGPGPGPDTDTLSLLSLRTVASDLQKCDSVEHLRGLSDHASLDGQELGPQSRGRRGSDGGVRGGRHQRSVSL; translated from the exons ATGGCTGATTTCAAAAAGGCTCCGGGGGGCCGAGAGACGCCACAGGGGGAACTGCGGCCCGAGATGGTAGAGGATGAAGTCCCTAGGAGCCCCGTCGCTGAGGAGCCTGGAGGAGGCGGGAGCAACGGCGGCAGTGAGACCAAATTGTCccctagagaggaggaagaactGGACCCGAGGATACAG gaggagctggagcaTCTGAACCAGGCTAGTGAGGAGATCAACCAGGTGGAGCTACAGCTAGAC GAGGCCAGGACCACTTATCGGAGGATCCTGCAGGAGTCTGCAAGAAAGCTTAACACACAGGGCTCTCACTTGGGGAGCTGTATTGAGAAGGCCCGGCCCTACTATGAGGCGCGACGGCTGGCGAAGGAG GCCCAGCAGGAGACCCAGAAGGCAGCATTGCGCTATGAGCGGGCTGTGAGCATGCACAACGCGGCGCGGGAGATGGTCTTTGTGGCTGAGCAGGGGGTCATGGCTGACAAAAATCGACTGGACCCTACATGGCAGGAGATGCTCAACCATGCTACCTGTAAG GTAAACGAGGCAGAGGAAGAGCGTCTTCGAGGTGAACGGGAACATCAGCGTGTGACTCGGCTATGCCAGCAGGCTGAGGCCCGGGTCCAGGCCCTGCAGAAGACCCTCCGACGGGCCATTGGCAAGAGCCGCCCCTACTTTGAGCTCAAGGCCCAGTTCAGCCAAATCCTGGAG GAGCACAAGGCCAAGGTGACAGAgctggagcagcaggtggcacagGCCAAGACCCGCTACTCGGTGGCCCTACGTAACCTGGAACAGATCAGCGAGCAGATTCACGCCCGGCGCCGGGGCTTGCCTCCTCACCCCCTGGGCCCACGGCGGTCCTCCCCTGTGGGGGCTGAAGCTGGGCTGGAGAGCATTGAGGATGGGGACAGTGGGATTGAAGGGGCAGAGGGCGGGGGCCTGGAGGAGGGCAGCAGCCTTGGGCCTGGTCCAGGCCCAGATACAGACACGCTCAGCCTGCTAAGCCTGCGCACCGTGGCCTCTGACCTGCAGAAGTGTGACTCAGTGGAGCACCTGCGTGGCCTCTCAGACCATGCCAGTCTAGATGGCCAGGAGCTGGGACCCCAGAGCCGGGGACGCCGGGGAAGTGACGGTGGAGTCCGAGGGGGCCGGCACCAGCGCAGTGTCAGCCTGTAG
- the Sh3bp5l gene encoding SH3 domain-binding protein 5-like isoform X2 translates to MHNAAREMVFVAEQGVMADKNRLDPTWQEMLNHATCKVNEAEEERLRGEREHQRVTRLCQQAEARVQALQKTLRRAIGKSRPYFELKAQFSQILEEHKAKVTELEQQVAQAKTRYSVALRNLEQISEQIHARRRGLPPHPLGPRRSSPVGAEAGLESIEDGDSGIEGAEGGGLEEGSSLGPGPGPDTDTLSLLSLRTVASDLQKCDSVEHLRGLSDHASLDGQELGPQSRGRRGSDGGVRGGRHQRSVSL, encoded by the exons ATGCACAACGCGGCGCGGGAGATGGTCTTTGTGGCTGAGCAGGGGGTCATGGCTGACAAAAATCGACTGGACCCTACATGGCAGGAGATGCTCAACCATGCTACCTGTAAG GTAAACGAGGCAGAGGAAGAGCGTCTTCGAGGTGAACGGGAACATCAGCGTGTGACTCGGCTATGCCAGCAGGCTGAGGCCCGGGTCCAGGCCCTGCAGAAGACCCTCCGACGGGCCATTGGCAAGAGCCGCCCCTACTTTGAGCTCAAGGCCCAGTTCAGCCAAATCCTGGAG GAGCACAAGGCCAAGGTGACAGAgctggagcagcaggtggcacagGCCAAGACCCGCTACTCGGTGGCCCTACGTAACCTGGAACAGATCAGCGAGCAGATTCACGCCCGGCGCCGGGGCTTGCCTCCTCACCCCCTGGGCCCACGGCGGTCCTCCCCTGTGGGGGCTGAAGCTGGGCTGGAGAGCATTGAGGATGGGGACAGTGGGATTGAAGGGGCAGAGGGCGGGGGCCTGGAGGAGGGCAGCAGCCTTGGGCCTGGTCCAGGCCCAGATACAGACACGCTCAGCCTGCTAAGCCTGCGCACCGTGGCCTCTGACCTGCAGAAGTGTGACTCAGTGGAGCACCTGCGTGGCCTCTCAGACCATGCCAGTCTAGATGGCCAGGAGCTGGGACCCCAGAGCCGGGGACGCCGGGGAAGTGACGGTGGAGTCCGAGGGGGCCGGCACCAGCGCAGTGTCAGCCTGTAG